From Puniceicoccaceae bacterium, the proteins below share one genomic window:
- a CDS encoding RNA-binding protein, giving the protein MDIYVGNLSYDTDEATLRSLFSEHGAVSSIKILTDRETGRSRGVAFVGMEDWKEAGNAIKALDGAEVDGRNLRVNKAEPKGERPAGGGFGGGRPGGRSGGFGGGGRGGPRGGGNRY; this is encoded by the coding sequence ATGGATATCTACGTAGGAAATCTGTCGTATGACACAGATGAAGCAACCTTGCGCTCCCTGTTCTCCGAACACGGTGCCGTAAGCAGCATCAAGATCCTGACGGATCGTGAAACCGGTCGTTCCCGTGGCGTCGCTTTTGTCGGCATGGAAGACTGGAAAGAAGCCGGAAACGCAATCAAGGCACTTGACGGTGCTGAAGTGGACGGTCGCAACCTCCGTGTCAACAAGGCAGAACCCAAAGGCGAGCGCCCGGCAGGCGGCGGTTTTGGTGGCGGACGTCCCGGTGGACGCTCGGGCGGATTTGGTGGTGGCGGACGCGGCGGCCCACGTGGCGGCGGCAATCGCTACTAG